In Thermanaerovibrio velox DSM 12556, the genomic stretch TGGCCCCTGGCGGTGGAGGTCCGTAACGACCGGTGGCTTTCGGAGACCTGGTTCGCCCCCCTCACGGAGGCCCTCAGGGACCAGAACGCCGCGTTCGTGGGAACCGACTCCCCCGGGTCAAAGGATGAGATCCTGTGGCCCAGGACCGCCAGCTGGGGCGTCCTGGCCCGGTTCCACGGCAGGGGAGGCTCCCCAAGGTCTCGCCGAATTCCACCCCCGGACGTCCGGGGGGACTACCTCTACACCCCCCAAGACCTCCGACCCTGGCGGGAGCGGGCGCTGCTGCACGGCTCCCAGGGAGGGAGGGTCTTCCTCATGTTCAACAACTGCGTGGCCGATAAGGCCCTCAAGTCCGCATCCCTCATGGCCTCCCTCTTGGGCCTCAAGGACCCCGATTCCCGCCAGCAGGAGCTCGGCATTTGACCCCCTCCGGGGGGATGTTAAAATACAAATACCAAAAAGGAAGAGAAAGGGGTTTGCGGCCCCCACGCCCCTTCGCCGGGCGGATCCGTGCCGTCCCGGTCTCTGCGGTCCCCCAAGGGATCTGGGGGCGGAAGACGGGGAGGGCGGGGCGCCCGGACCGGTCTTAAAATTAAAGTTGCCTTCGGAAAGGAAGAAACCGAATGATCCTCAAACGTTCCTTCTCCTTCGACGCCGCCCATCACCTTCCCCGCTACAAGGGCCGCTGCGAGGCCCTGCACGGTCATACCTACCGGTTCACCGTGGCCCTTCAGGGCTCCCCGGATCACGAGGGCATGGTGATGGACTTCACGGAACTAAAAGCCCTGGTGAGGGAGCTGGTGGTGTCCAGGCTGGACCACACGTGTCTCAACGACCTCATCGAGCAGCCCACCGCGGAGAACATCGCCCGCTGGATATTCCAAACCCTGGCGGAGCCCCTGAAGGCCCCCGGCAGGAGCCTTGCCTGGGTGGAGGTTTTCGAGGGCCCCGAGAGCTCCGCGGTCTTCATGGCGGAGGACCTGCGGTGAGGGACCTGCAGTCCGAGGCGGACCCAAGGGGAGTCCCCATAGAGAGGGTGGGCATAAGGGGGCTCACCCGCCCCATGATGGTCATGTCAAAGGACGGCTCCCCGGTGCCCTCCGTAGGGACCTTCTCGGTTTTCACGGACCTGCCGATGAACCTGAGGGGCACCCACATGAGCCGCCTGGCGGAGCTGGCATCCTCCTGGGAGGGCCGGGTGCCGTGCCCCAGATCGGCGGAGGAGTTCCTAAGGTCTCTCATCGAGGCCCTCGACGCCCGAAGGGGAGGGATGAAGGTTAAGTTCCCCTACTTCGTGCCCAAGAGGTCCCCCGTGACGGACCTCCCGGGGGTCCTGCAGGTCCAGGCTTCGGTGAAGGCGGAGCTTGACGTTGAAGACCCCGCCGGAGGCCTTAGGTTCTTCCTTTCGGTCACAACCCCGGTGCTCACCCTGTGCCCCTGCTCCAAGGAGATATCCCGGTTCGGGGCCCACAACCAGCGGGCATCGGTTAGGATAAGGGTGCGGTCAATGGATATGATATGGATAGAGGAGCTGGTGGAGATGGCGGAGCGGAACGCCTCGTCCCCCCTATACCCCATACTGAAGCGCCGGGATGAACGGTTCGTGACCGAGAGCTCCTACGAGAGGCCCCGCTTCGTGGAGGATCTGGCGAGGGACTGTGCGTTGGAGCTTAAGAAACACCCCGCGGTGCGGGGTTTCAGCGTCAAGGTCACGAGCTTCGAGAGCATACACCGGCACGACGCGGTGGCGGAGGTGATAGGATGAAGGACCGCAAGGCCCAAGGGGCGGCGGGGAACACCATGCCCAAAAGGCCTAGGGTGTCCCTGAAGCCCCAGGGGCAGGAGGCTTTGAAGAAGGGCCATCCCTGGATATATAGGGGAGCCGTAGCGGACGTTGAGGCCCAAGGGGGGGACGCGGTGGACCTGGTGTACCGCGGCAAGGTGGTGGGGCTTGGGCTCTACGGGCCATCGGACATCGCGGTGAGGGTCCTTTCCTTCCGGGAGGAACCGGACCTACTGGGCCTTTTAGGACAGCGCCTCAAGAGCGCCCTTTCCTTAAGGCGCAGGACCATGAAGGGGCACCAGGCCCTGCGGCTCCTCCACGGGGAGTCCGACGGGCTCCCCGCGGCGGTGGCGGACCTGTACGGTTCCACGTTGGTGCTTCAGCTGTCCCACCTGGGATGGATGAGCCGGTTGGAGATGTTCGCCAAGGTCCTCTTGGAGAGGGCGGAGGAGCAAGGGTTCCCGGTTGAGAACCTGGTGTTGAAGAACACCGGGAAGCACCTGGCCAAGGAGGGCCTTGGGGAGGAGATCCGGCCCATCCTGGGGACGGTTCCCCGGGATCTGGTGGTCCAGTTCGGCCGGGTCCCCCAAAGGGTGGACGTGGAGGAGGGGCAGAAGACCGGCCTATACCTGGACACCCGCTTCTGGGCCTTCAGCCTCGCGAAACTCCCCCTTGATGGGGCCTCAGTGCTGGACGCCTTCTCGTACCAGGGGCACCTGTCCCTCCACTGCCTGCTCAATGGGGCCTCCAGGGCGGTGATGCTGGAGCAGTCCCAAGGGGCCATAGACCGGGCCCTTTGGGCCGCCGGCACGCTAGGGCTCTCCGGCAAGGTGGAGGCGGTTCACGGGAACGCCTTCGACGAGCTCAGGCGCCTGGAGGCCTCGAACGCCAAGTTCCGGGTGGTGGCGTTGGACCCGCCCCCCTTTGCCCCTTCGAAAAGGCAGCTGGAGGGGGCCCGAAGAGGCTATAAGGAGCTTCTGGTGAGGGCCATGAACCTGGTGGAACCCGGTGGGTTCGTCCTGTTCGGGTCCTGCAGCCACGCGGTGTCCCAGGGGGACCTCACCAGCCTGGCCTTTGAGGCCGCCTCCGACCGGGGGGCGGAGATAAGAATACTGGAGAGATTGTGTCAGCCCCCGGACCACCCGGTGAACCCGAGGGTCCCGCAGGGAGAGTACCTGAAGGGAATGATCATGGAGGTGGAGAAGCATTGAGCAGCCGGATTCCCCTCCCGATGCCGGACATCGTGGAGGCCGTCCTTTTCGACTTTGACATGACCTTGGTGGACTCAAGCCGCGCGGTCACCGAGTGCCTCAACCTCTTGGCCCGGGACGAGGGGCTTGACCCTATAACTTTGGATGACCTGATGGGCACCATAGGCCTGCCCTTTGAGGAGTCCCTTCGCCGCCTTTTCGGCCGGTTCGACCCCTCTTGGCCGGTTAAGTACCGGGAGCGGTACCGGCTGAAGGAGCACTCCATGATCCGTCCCATCCCGGGGGCCCTGGATGCCCTGAGGGAGCTTAGGTCCCTAGGGCTCAAGATCGGCGTGGTGTCGAACCGGAACATGCTCTCCCTGGCGGCGGAGAGGCTGGGGGTGGCGGAGCTGGTGGACCTCATGGTGGGGCTTGAGGCGGGGCTTCCCCCTAAGCCGGAGCCCCACATGTTAAACCATACCCTCGAGGAACTCGGGGTGAGCCCCCAAAGGGCGGTCTACGCGGGGGATACCCAGGCGGACGTGCTTTGTGCCCTCAAAGCCTCCGTTGCCCCCATAGGGGTGGCCACTGGTCCCCTCCGCAAGGAGGAGCTTAAAGCCCTTGGGGCTTCCGCGGCCCTCGAGTCCGTGGCGGAGATCCCGGCCCTCCTAAGGCCGATGGTGAAGGTTGCGCCAGCCCTCTAGACCCAAAGGCCCCGGCAGGGTCCTCTACTTGGGGGCCCTCATAGTCATATCGGTCCTGTGGGTCCTGGGCTACATGAGCTACGTGGACCACCACCGCCGGACCAACCCAAGGATAACCTGGGGGGTCCCATGGACCGAGTGGTACCTCCTGCCCTCCAAGGGGGCCTTAATATGGGAGGAGCGGCTCATCCGGTCCCCCTACGCCGGGCCCGTGACCTACCCAAGGGGTGAGGGCCCTATCAAGGTCCCTGCCGGGGCGGTGGTGGCCACCGTGAACGGAGTGCCGGTGAAGACGCCGGTTCAGGGGATCTTCACCGCCCGGCTGGACCAAATGGAGGGGAAGTGGCGGTACCAGTACCTTTGGGATAATCGGGACAATCTGCCGGCCCCGCCGCCTCCAAAACCGCCCAAACGGTCCGCCTCCCCCGGGGAGCCCATAGGCAAGGTGGTGGAGCAGCCCCAGGAGATCCGGTTCCTGGGGTACGTGGACATGGTGGGCACGGTTCCCCAGGCGTTAAAGGAGAGACGGCTCCCGGTCCGAAAGGACCGTTTCGACATGAACCTCTTCGGCGAGGTCCGGTTCTACGAGGTGATGGGCCCCAAGGCGCTGGTCTACATGGACCTGCCCTGGGTGACCGAGGATATAATAACCCAAAGGACGTTGAACATCCTGGTGGAGGCGGGGCGCTTCGACGGGGTGGCGGTGCCGGAGTCATCGGTGGTGCAACGGAACGGTTCCTACGGCGTCTACGTGGTGCGTGGAAACGTGGCCAGCTTCAGGCCCGTGGAGGGCCGGCCGGTGGGCTCCCAGCGCTTTCTGGTGACCAAGGGGCTTGCCATGGGGGAAGCGGTGATCGTGGACGGCCGATTGGCCAGGGAGGGAAGGGTGCAGCTGTGGTAAACGATTACTCTCATTTAAAGGATAACCTGAGGAGGGCCCTGGACGCCATAGGAGAGGCGGCGTCCCAAGCCCACAGGGACCCATCGGAGGTCCGGGTGGTGGCGGTGACTAAGAACCACCCCCCGGAGGCGGTGAGGGCGGCGTTCCAGGCGGGCATATCCCTCATAGGAGAGAACCGGGTTCAGGAGGCGTTGGCCAAGAGGGGTGAGCTCGAGGACCTTGACGTCACCTGGCTCATGATCGGGCACCTTCAGCGGAACAAGGTGCGAAAGGCGCTCGAGGTCTTTCATCAGGTTCACAGCCTGGACAGCATGGAGCTGGCGCTCGCCTTGAACCGGGTACTTTCCGAGGGGGCCGGGGAGGGGAGGAGGCCGCCCTTGCCGGTGCTCCTTGAGGTCAACGTGTCCGGCGAGGCCGCCAAGCACGGGGTCATGCCCCAGGGGGCGCTGCAGCTTGCGGAGACGGTGCTGGAGAGGTGTCCCATGCTGGACCTCAAGGGGCTTATGTGCGTGGGGCCCCTCACGGAGGACGAGAGGGAGATCCGCTCCGCCTTCGCCTCCCTGCGGGAGATCCGGGACCGTTTGGAGGAGAGGCTTCTAATAGAGCTCCCGGAGCTCTCCATGGGCATGAGCTCCGATTTTCACCTGGCGGTAATGGAGGGCAGCACCATGGTGAGACTTGGTACTTGCCTTTTTGGCCCCCGGGGGGTATTTTAAAATCTAGATTGTGTATATATAATATAAGGCCATAAACTCTTGTTCCCCCGCTAGACGGAGGATGAAGAGCTGTGATGGCGGCGGCAACGGCAGAAAGGGGAAGGAGGGATGAGTATGGGTAATTTGATAACGCCCTTGGATGTGGTGAACCAGTCCTTCAAGAGGGGTTTGAGGGGCTATGACGTGGAGGAGGTCGACGACTTCCTGGATCAGGTGGCGGAGAGCCTTCAGGCCTACATCCAGCGGAACAACGAGCTGGAGAGGGAGCTGGAGAACCTGAAGGAGCAGGCCGAGGAGTTCAAGAGCCTTAAGGAGTCTCTGAACGAGACGTTGCTGCTGGCCCAGAAGAGCGCGGAGGAGCGGGTGAAGACCGCCAACGAGCAGGCGGAGGAGAGGGTCAGGGCCGCCATGGAGCAGGCGGACGCCATACTCCGGGAGGCCAAGCTGAAGGCGGATCGCATAGTGGGTGACGCGGAGGTCGAGGCTGCGGCTCTCCGCCGGGAGCTTAACCGTCTTACCCAGATGAGATGCCAGTGCGTGGCGGAGTTCCGGGCCATGCTCTCTAAGTTCGACATGATGATCCGGGAGGAGGCCCCGGTGAGCGGGGAGCCCCAGGCCGGTACGGTCCAGCAGGGCTGGCAGACCCAGACGATCCAGCAGCCGGATCCGGTTCAGCAGTGGGAGGCCCAGACGGTCAAGGGAAACGACCCGACCCCCCAGACCCCTCCTCAGCCCCAGCAGCCGGAGCAGCAGATCAGGATAGAGACGCCCAAGCATGATGTCTACGATCCCCCTAAGGCGTTGGATCCCCAGGAGCTCGCCCAGTTGGTCTCGAGGAAGTCCTACTCCGGCTCCGGCAAGGGAGGGCCGAACCCCATATCCCTTTCCGTGGAGGAGCCTACCCTTAAGATCACCAGCGATCTTGGGTAGAACGATGGGGCATGGGTTCTTTGCTCCAACGGCTGCTTTATGATATCCCTGTAAGGGGCTTGGGACCTAAGCGGTCCAGGGCATTGAACGAGGGGGGCGTCCTCACCGTGAGGGACGCCCTCTTCCTTTTGCCACGCCGCTACGAGGACCTGCGCCGTCCCTTGGACCCCTGTGAGGCCCTGCCACGCCGCCGCTGCCTCGTCCGGGGCACCGTGGGCCCCCTCTCCATGACCAGGGGCCCCAAGGAGGGCATCCGGTTCAGCCTGGTATCCCCAAGGGGTTCCATATCCGTGTTCTGCTTCCATGTGAAGAGACTTCCCTTCCGCGAAGGGGACCAGGTCATGCTCCTAGGTCCCGTGGGGGAGTTCAACCAAAGGCCGGTGATGGTGAACCCCAAGCTGGTCCCCCCGGGTTCCCCGGAACTGGGGCGCATAGCGCCGGTCTACCCCTCATCCAAAGCCCTGCCCTCGTGGTTCTTAAAGGGCCTCATAAGAGAGCTGCTGGAGATTCTGGAGCGTTCCCCCATCGAGGATCCCCTGCCGGGTCCGGTCAGGGAGATGAGGTCCCTCATGGGGTTTAACCAGGCCCTTAGGGAGATCCACTGGCCCTCCTCGGAGGCCTCTTGGGCGGCCGCCCGGCGGCGTCTCGTGTATCACGAGCTCTTCTTCCTTCAGGCGGCCTTCGCGCTGAGAAGGCACAATAGATCACTGCGAGGTGGGCGGGGGACGTTGCAGACCAGCCCCCCGGCGGCGGGACGTTTCCCCCCTGACCCCGTGGGGTCCTACTCCCGGAACCTGCCGTTCAGACCCACTCCCTCGCAGGAGGATTGCATGGTCCGGATACTAAGGGCCTTCGAGTCCGGCCCCTTCGACCTGCTCCTTCAGGGGGACGTGGGGTCCGGCAAGACCGCGGTGGCCCTTTTCGCCGGCTACCTCTGCCTTATGAGGGGCCGCAGCGCCCTTTTCATATCCCCCACGGAGATACTGGCCAAACAGACCTTCAAGGTCGCCTCCTCGGTCCTTAAGGGTTTTGATGTGCACCTTGTGACCTCATCGGAGAGGACCCTTGAGGGGGATGGGCTTCCCCTCGACCGGCCTGCCCTTCTGGTGGGCACCACGGCGCTCCTTCACCTGAAGGGGCTTGAGTCCCTGGGGCATCGGTTGGTCATAGTGGACGAGCAGCAGCGCTTCGGGGTTGCCCAGCGGGCGGTATTGGCAAGGGGCGGGGACGTGAGCCTGTTGATGGTGAGCGCCACCCCGATACCTAGGACCATGGCCTTGGGGCTCTACGGGGACCTGGACGTGGTGACCCTTGAGAGCCCTCCCCCTGGTAGGGGGGAGGTGCGCACCGCGGCGCTTCCCGCGGAGGGCCTCATGGATGCCCTTCGTGCGGTGGAGAGGGACTTAAGGTCCGGGGGAAAGGCCTTTTGGGTATGTCCCGCGGTGAGCTGCGGCCCTGCCTCCGCGGAGGAGCGGTTCGGCTGGCTCAAAAGGCGCATCCCCTGGGCCAGTCCTGCAATGGTGCATGGCAGGATGAGCCCCGCGGAGAAGGACGCGGCGGTGACGTCCTTCCGGGAGGGGAGATCGTCCCTTTTGGTGGGCACCACGGTTTTGGAGGTGGGCATAGACGTTCCCGACGCCACGGTGATGGTGGTGGAGGGGGCGGACATGATGGGCTTAAGCCAGCTGCACCAGCTTCGGGGGAGGGTTGGCCGGGGTAACAGGGACGGCCTTTGCGTCCTCCTGTGTTCCTCCCGAGAGGTCCCCGAACGCATAAGGGCCCTTGAGCGGGTGCGGAGCGGGTTTGAGGTGGCGGAGCTGGACCTTCGGGAGAGGGGGAGCGGGACGTTTCACAGTACCGCCCAGCACGGGGACCCGGGGCTCAGGGTTGCGGACCTCCGGAGGGACCTTGGGCTCCTGGAGATGGCGAGGGAGGATGCCAGGGGTTGGGTCGTGCGTGGTGATGTGGAGGGGCTTTTGGAGGAGCTGGAGGGGTTGTTCCCCGGGTTCATCGGTCTTATTGACGGGGGCTGATTACCCCGTCCGCCCGTGTCGTTATATAATAGATGTCGATAAAGCCCGTGGGGGCTGAATTTTTAAATAAGCGTTATGGATTGGACCTTGACAACTGAACAGGGGGGAAGGAGATGTCGTTTTTGATGATGGCGGCCGGTGCCGCCATAGGCGCCGTGGTGGTCTTCGTCCTCATCCGCCAGCTGGACGCCAGGAGGAACAGGGATGCCATAAGCGAGGCGGAGAGGGTGCTCAAGGAGGCCGCCGCTTCCGCGGAGCGTTCAAAGCGGGAGATGCTCACCGAGGCCAAGGAGGAGATACTGCGTTTAAGGCAGGAGGTTGAGCGGGAGACCAAGGAGCGCCGGAGCGAGCTTCAGAGGGCGGAGCGCCGGCTTGAGCAGAAGGAGGAGAGCCTGGACCGTCGGCTTGAGGCCCTTTCCAGGAGGGAGGAGGAGCTTAAGGCCCGGCAGATGGAGATTGAAGAGCGCATGGAGCTCCTGACCGAGCGGGAGAATCAGATATCCGCCAAGCTGGAAGAGGTGGCGGGTTTGAGCCGTGAGGAGGCCCGGGATATACTTCTCCGCAAGGTGGAGCAGGAGGCGGCCCATGTGATAGGGCTTCGCCTCAAGGAGTTGGAGGAGAAGGCCCGCCGCGAGGCGGACAGGAAGGCCAGGGAGATAATCGCCACCGCCATACAGCGGTGCAGTGCGGATCACACGTCGGAGGTGGCGGTGAGCGTGGTGCCGCTCCCGTCCGACGAGATGAAGGGGAGGATTATAGGCCGGGAGGGGCGCAACATTCGGACGTTTGAGACCCTCACCGGTGTGGATCTCATAGTGGACGATACACCTGAGGCGGTGACCATAAGCTGCTTCGACCCGGTTCGCCGGGAGGTGGCCAGGCTGGCCCTGGAGCGGCTGGTGGCGGATGGCCGCATACATCCCGCCCGAATAGAGGAGATCATCGATAAGTCCCAGAGGGACGTGGAGGAGGAGATCGTGGAGGCCGGCGAGGGTGCCCTTTTGGAGACGGGCATCAAGGCCATGCACCCCGAGCTGGTCAAGGTGCTGGGGCAGCTGAAGTTCCGGTTCAGCTACGGCCAGAACGCCCTTCAGCACAGCCTTGAGGTGGCGTATCTGGCGGGCATCATGGCGTCGGAGCTTGGGCTCGACGAGTCCCTGGCCCGCAGGGCGGGGTTGCTCCACGACATAGGCAAGGCGGTGGATCATCAGGTTGAGGGGCCCCATGCCAAGATCGGAGCGGACCTGGCACGGCGCTACGGGGAGCTGCCGGAGGTGGTGAACGCCATAGGGTCCCATCATGAGGATGAGGAGCCCCAGACGATATACGCCATCCTGGTGGCCGCGGCGGACGCGGTGAGCGCCGCGAGGCCCGGGGCCCGGCGTGAGAGCCTGGATGCCTACGTGAAGCGCCTGGAGAAGCTGGAGTCCCTTGCCAAGGAGTTCTCCGGGGTGAGCAAGGCCTTCGCCATCCAGGCGGGTCGGGAGGTCCGGGTGGCGGTGCTGCCCCAGGTGACCGACGACGGGGCCATGCAGAAGCTGGCCTATGACATCGCCCGGAAGATCGAGCAGGAGATGAAGTACCCGGGTCAGATAAAGGTTACCCTCATAAGGGAGACCAGGGCGGTGGAGTACGCCAAATGAGCGTTGACGCCATGAGGGTCCTCTTCGTGGGGGACGTGATGGGCAAGCCGGGCCGAAGGGCCCTTGCCATGGCGCTCCCGGGGCTTCGGTGCTCCATGGGGCCCTTTGATTTCGTGGTGGTCAACGGGGAGAACGCCGCCGCGGGGTTCGGAATCACCAGGTCGGTGGCGGAGGAGCTCTTCAGGTCCGGGGTGGACGTGATAACCGGAGGCAACCACAGCTTCGACAAGAGGGAGGCCTTGGAGTTGATGGAGGAGGACCCTCGGATACTGCGTCCCGCCAACTATCCGCCGGGGGTGCCGGGACGGGGCAGCGGGGTTTTCGCCAAGGGGCCCATGAGGCTGGGGGTGGTGAACCTCCAGGGGAGGGCCATGCAGCATCCCATAGACTGTCCGTTTCGAAGGGCCCTTGAGGAGGTAGAAGCGCTGGGTGAACGGTGTGTCTTGGTGGACTTCCACGCGGAGGCCACCAGCGAGAAGAGGGCCCTGGGGCTCTTCCTCGACGGCCGGGTTTCGGCGGTCATAGGGACCCACACCCATGTGCAGACCGCCGATGAGGATCTCTTGCCGAGGGGGACCGCCTACATAACCGACGCGGGGATGACCGGCGGTTCCGGGGGCATAATAGGCATGACCTATCAGTCGGTGATCCCGAGGTTTCTCATGGGGACGCCGAGCAAGTTCGAGGTGTGCCAGGATGACCTTCGTTTCTGCGGGGTGGTGGTGGATATATGCCCCGAGACCGGGCTTGCCCTCCAGATAGAGCGGGTTATGATGAGGCTCCCCATCCCCTCGGGAGCGGAGGGTTCACCTTGAGGTAAGGGCTGGGCGTTTCGGAGCTTGAATGAAACAGGGGGTCCGCATGCCGGGAGTTTTGAACTTCCCGGGTGCGGGCCCCCTTTTATTTCTGGTTTTAATTTGCTTTTTACTATTTTTGTTTCCTTGGACTTTGACATGTAGATATCTAACTTGACAAAAGCGGGGACTTTGGTTTTATTTATTCCAACCCGATGGGTTAGACTTTTCTTGAAGGTTCTTGTTGATGTATTTTACGGGAAGGGGGTGGTTGTGGGGGGATACGAATTGATTATATAGGTTTTATTGGCAATTAGCATTTCTTTTTTTAGTAAGTTCCGTTGTTTTCATATGAAGAAGAGGGGTGATTTGGTTGTCTACCAACGATCGTGAGCAGTGGGGTAGCCGCTTGGGTTTCATCATGGCGGCGGCGGGTTCTGCGGTTGGTCTTGGTAACATCTGGAGGTTCCCGTACGTCACGGGGATGAATGGTGGGGGCGCCTTCGTTCTGATATACCTTCTCATAGTGTTCACCATAGGAGCTTCGGTCATGTTGGCGGAGATGGCCATAGGCCGGGGTGCGGGTCTCAACGCGGTGGGCTCCTTCAAGAAGCTGCGCGGCGGCGCGTGGCCGCTGGTGGGATGGATGGGCGTCATCGCGGGCTTCATAATCCTCTCCTTCTACGGCGTTGTGGCGGGTTGGACCATAGCCTACATGATCAAGTCCTTTACGGGCCTCATGGAGGTAGCCGCCCAGGGCAAGGCGGGGGATGCCTTCGGGGCCTTCGTTTCCAACCCCACCCAGGTGATCCTGTACCAGGCGATATTCATGCTGGGCACCATATGGATCGTCTTCAGGGGCATCGGTGAGGGGATTGAGAAGTACTGCAAGGTCATGATGCCCGCCCTGTTCCTTTTGCTATTGGTTCTGATCGTCCGGGCGGTCACCCTTGACGGGGCCATGAAGGGCCTTGAGTTCTACCTCAAGCCGGACTTCAGCAAGGTGACCGGCAAGACCATATTGGACGCCCTGGGGCAGGGCTTCTTCTCCCTTTCCTTGGGCATGGGCTGCATGATCACCTACGGCAGCTACCTGAGCAAGGATGAGGCCTTGCCATCCGCCGCCTTCACCGTCACCTTCCTCGATACCATGGTGGCCTTCCTCGCCGGTTTTGCCATATTCCCCGCGGTTTTCGCCTTCAACATGGAGCCCGCCGCGGGACCGGGACTTACCTTCATAACCCTGCCCTCGGTGTTCTCCAAGATGCCGATGGGTGCTTTCTTCTCCTTCGTGTTCTTCCTGCTGCTCTTCTTCGCCGCCATAACCTCGTCGGTGTCGCTCCTCGAGGTCTGCGTGGCCTACTTCAAGGACGAGCTGGGATGGGATCGGGCGAAGGCCTCCTGGATCCTGGGGCTTTTGATATTCCTCCTGGGCATTCCCTCCGCCCTGTCCCTCGGGGGCCACTTCCCCAAGGTTCTGGGCAAGGACTTCCTGGACCTCATGGACTAC encodes the following:
- a CDS encoding efflux RND transporter periplasmic adaptor subunit, which codes for MGALIVISVLWVLGYMSYVDHHRRTNPRITWGVPWTEWYLLPSKGALIWEERLIRSPYAGPVTYPRGEGPIKVPAGAVVATVNGVPVKTPVQGIFTARLDQMEGKWRYQYLWDNRDNLPAPPPPKPPKRSASPGEPIGKVVEQPQEIRFLGYVDMVGTVPQALKERRLPVRKDRFDMNLFGEVRFYEVMGPKALVYMDLPWVTEDIITQRTLNILVEAGRFDGVAVPESSVVQRNGSYGVYVVRGNVASFRPVEGRPVGSQRFLVTKGLAMGEAVIVDGRLAREGRVQLW
- the rny gene encoding ribonuclease Y, which translates into the protein MSFLMMAAGAAIGAVVVFVLIRQLDARRNRDAISEAERVLKEAAASAERSKREMLTEAKEEILRLRQEVERETKERRSELQRAERRLEQKEESLDRRLEALSRREEELKARQMEIEERMELLTERENQISAKLEEVAGLSREEARDILLRKVEQEAAHVIGLRLKELEEKARREADRKAREIIATAIQRCSADHTSEVAVSVVPLPSDEMKGRIIGREGRNIRTFETLTGVDLIVDDTPEAVTISCFDPVRREVARLALERLVADGRIHPARIEEIIDKSQRDVEEEIVEAGEGALLETGIKAMHPELVKVLGQLKFRFSYGQNALQHSLEVAYLAGIMASELGLDESLARRAGLLHDIGKAVDHQVEGPHAKIGADLARRYGELPEVVNAIGSHHEDEEPQTIYAILVAAADAVSAARPGARRESLDAYVKRLEKLESLAKEFSGVSKAFAIQAGREVRVAVLPQVTDDGAMQKLAYDIARKIEQEMKYPGQIKVTLIRETRAVEYAK
- the queD gene encoding 6-carboxytetrahydropterin synthase QueD, whose amino-acid sequence is MILKRSFSFDAAHHLPRYKGRCEALHGHTYRFTVALQGSPDHEGMVMDFTELKALVRELVVSRLDHTCLNDLIEQPTAENIARWIFQTLAEPLKAPGRSLAWVEVFEGPESSAVFMAEDLR
- a CDS encoding ATP-dependent DNA helicase RecG, with translation MGPKRSRALNEGGVLTVRDALFLLPRRYEDLRRPLDPCEALPRRRCLVRGTVGPLSMTRGPKEGIRFSLVSPRGSISVFCFHVKRLPFREGDQVMLLGPVGEFNQRPVMVNPKLVPPGSPELGRIAPVYPSSKALPSWFLKGLIRELLEILERSPIEDPLPGPVREMRSLMGFNQALREIHWPSSEASWAAARRRLVYHELFFLQAAFALRRHNRSLRGGRGTLQTSPPAAGRFPPDPVGSYSRNLPFRPTPSQEDCMVRILRAFESGPFDLLLQGDVGSGKTAVALFAGYLCLMRGRSALFISPTEILAKQTFKVASSVLKGFDVHLVTSSERTLEGDGLPLDRPALLVGTTALLHLKGLESLGHRLVIVDEQQRFGVAQRAVLARGGDVSLLMVSATPIPRTMALGLYGDLDVVTLESPPPGRGEVRTAALPAEGLMDALRAVERDLRSGGKAFWVCPAVSCGPASAEERFGWLKRRIPWASPAMVHGRMSPAEKDAAVTSFREGRSSLLVGTTVLEVGIDVPDATVMVVEGADMMGLSQLHQLRGRVGRGNRDGLCVLLCSSREVPERIRALERVRSGFEVAELDLRERGSGTFHSTAQHGDPGLRVADLRRDLGLLEMAREDARGWVVRGDVEGLLEELEGLFPGFIGLIDGG
- a CDS encoding YggS family pyridoxal phosphate-dependent enzyme, with protein sequence MVNDYSHLKDNLRRALDAIGEAASQAHRDPSEVRVVAVTKNHPPEAVRAAFQAGISLIGENRVQEALAKRGELEDLDVTWLMIGHLQRNKVRKALEVFHQVHSLDSMELALALNRVLSEGAGEGRRPPLPVLLEVNVSGEAAKHGVMPQGALQLAETVLERCPMLDLKGLMCVGPLTEDEREIRSAFASLREIRDRLEERLLIELPELSMGMSSDFHLAVMEGSTMVRLGTCLFGPRGVF
- a CDS encoding HAD family hydrolase: MPDIVEAVLFDFDMTLVDSSRAVTECLNLLARDEGLDPITLDDLMGTIGLPFEESLRRLFGRFDPSWPVKYRERYRLKEHSMIRPIPGALDALRELRSLGLKIGVVSNRNMLSLAAERLGVAELVDLMVGLEAGLPPKPEPHMLNHTLEELGVSPQRAVYAGDTQADVLCALKASVAPIGVATGPLRKEELKALGASAALESVAEIPALLRPMVKVAPAL
- a CDS encoding class I SAM-dependent rRNA methyltransferase, producing MKDRKAQGAAGNTMPKRPRVSLKPQGQEALKKGHPWIYRGAVADVEAQGGDAVDLVYRGKVVGLGLYGPSDIAVRVLSFREEPDLLGLLGQRLKSALSLRRRTMKGHQALRLLHGESDGLPAAVADLYGSTLVLQLSHLGWMSRLEMFAKVLLERAEEQGFPVENLVLKNTGKHLAKEGLGEEIRPILGTVPRDLVVQFGRVPQRVDVEEGQKTGLYLDTRFWAFSLAKLPLDGASVLDAFSYQGHLSLHCLLNGASRAVMLEQSQGAIDRALWAAGTLGLSGKVEAVHGNAFDELRRLEASNAKFRVVALDPPPFAPSKRQLEGARRGYKELLVRAMNLVEPGGFVLFGSCSHAVSQGDLTSLAFEAASDRGAEIRILERLCQPPDHPVNPRVPQGEYLKGMIMEVEKH
- the folE2 gene encoding GTP cyclohydrolase FolE2; this translates as MRDLQSEADPRGVPIERVGIRGLTRPMMVMSKDGSPVPSVGTFSVFTDLPMNLRGTHMSRLAELASSWEGRVPCPRSAEEFLRSLIEALDARRGGMKVKFPYFVPKRSPVTDLPGVLQVQASVKAELDVEDPAGGLRFFLSVTTPVLTLCPCSKEISRFGAHNQRASVRIRVRSMDMIWIEELVEMAERNASSPLYPILKRRDERFVTESSYERPRFVEDLARDCALELKKHPAVRGFSVKVTSFESIHRHDAVAEVIG
- a CDS encoding DivIVA domain-containing protein, producing the protein MGNLITPLDVVNQSFKRGLRGYDVEEVDDFLDQVAESLQAYIQRNNELERELENLKEQAEEFKSLKESLNETLLLAQKSAEERVKTANEQAEERVRAAMEQADAILREAKLKADRIVGDAEVEAAALRRELNRLTQMRCQCVAEFRAMLSKFDMMIREEAPVSGEPQAGTVQQGWQTQTIQQPDPVQQWEAQTVKGNDPTPQTPPQPQQPEQQIRIETPKHDVYDPPKALDPQELAQLVSRKSYSGSGKGGPNPISLSVEEPTLKITSDLG